A window of Bradyrhizobium sp. AZCC 1719 genomic DNA:
CGAAGTGCAAGGCACCCCGCTGCCGAACGACCGTCGGCCTGCCTAGGCTACATTCCTAATTCGGAAATCATCGATCCGCTTGCCGGACTTCAATTTTGCAAGGAGCCAGCGAGGTGTCTTCCCTCGGCCTGCCCACGTCTCGGACGGCCGATCGGGATTCCGGAATTTCGGAACGACCGTTGGATACGGACGCCGCCCTGTCGATGATTTCGTGCGCTCGGCTTCGACGACGCCCTTGAGTTGCTTCAGGCGATCTTCAAGGAGACGTTTCTCTGCAAGCAGAGTCGTTGCCAGCCTGGCGGCTACTTCTTCGTGGAGTGCCCACAGCTCATCCGTGGACATTGATTTAAAGTCTTTCCGGTTCACGACCGTCCCCAATCATGATTCGATGGTTGTCATCGTTGGTTGCAAAACATGAGTAGAATAAGGCCGATTTAGAACCTC
This region includes:
- a CDS encoding H-NS histone family protein, translated to MNRKDFKSMSTDELWALHEEVAARLATTLLAEKRLLEDRLKQLKGVVEAERTKSSTGRRPYPTVVPKFRNPDRPSETWAGRGKTPRWLLAKLKSGKRIDDFRIRNVA